AAACTGCCCGCAGGTAGTAATCTATTTGTAGACATAGGTGTGGTGCAGATTAGTTGTAATCCCTGATTTCAtaaacttgtgtgtttttgtaatctTAGCACCTcctgcaacaacaacaggacTTGTGAATCCAGAACCAAAGTCTAGAGAAGAATTGCTGAAATGTGAGTCCATCATGCTTCACAATATGAAACAGATTAAATAGACCACAAAGTCAAAGCCTGCAAAGCAGTGAGAGTTCTCACTTAAATACATCCTGTCCCTTCAGTTCGCTTTGAACCCACCATGGACCCGAACACGGTGTATCGCCACATCCAGTTGTTAGATGGAGGTCATAAGGCCACGATGCGGGCTGAAAATCTGAACCCTCACGACCACCCAGAGCGCTTCCACTTCTGGAGACAGGTTCTCTGCAGAGAGCCCCTGGCTGGGAGCCCCTACTACTGGGAGGTGGAGTGGACTGGCCAAAAGGTGGatcctttttatttcagtcatgAAATGGGTGGTTTCAGATATAGACATGTGTCTTGCCTGCTTTATtatccaaaataaaaagatacatTCTCTCATCTTTGATTAAAAACTTCTGGGGGCATTGCAATGAAAATTTGTGGTTCATTTTTGGATGAATATTAATCCTCTTATTTCTCCTCTGGCACCATCACCACCAGGAGTGGCTTCCTTTCCTAATCTAGTTTTCCCTGTCTCCCCATGCAGATCACTATTGGTGTGGCCTACATGGAGATTGAACGTAAAGGATCTGATGACAAAAGTCGTTTGGGCCACAATCCCCATTCCTGGAGCTTGTACTGGTCTGGCACTGGTTTCTCCTTCTGGCACGACGGGCAGGAAAAAATCCTCGGCTCAACTAAGGCCAAACGGATCGGTGTGTATCTGGACCAACATGCAGGGACTCTGGCCTTTTACCGCATCGTCAACAACCAGGCTGACCTCATCCACCGGCACCAGACCCCCTTCACTGGACCACTGTACCCAGGATTCAGATTCTGGGCAGGAGTAGGGGCCACAGTGACGGTCTGCCAACTGGATTAAATTGTATATGAATGATGGGCAATTATTTTTTAGATACAACTGCCTGATGTAAAGTTTCTAAAACTGTGTATGTAAGTGAATAAAGAAGGAATATGCACATTATCATCATTCACACTTTTGTAAAAAGTACAGAGTAATACCACAAATATCTGCCTGAATGTGGAAAACATATTTCGCAATCTGTTTAaattatcagcttcacacttggcatgtgtatttttaatggCCCGGAAAAGTttagtgtcaaatttggtgtgattttgACACGTGATGAgttcaatataaaaaaatcttttgaatGAACAGGCGCTCTGTAGAGGGTTGCCTAGTGCCAGTGGGAGTGAGGCAGTGTggcttcagtctgtggaccaaGTTGAACATGTCCTTGAAAAAACACCTTTGTAAATTGACCACATGTGAAcattaataaagcaaattcagtttcattttataaaaacattggcTACAAAATCTTtgttgcagataaaccaggtacgatgaacacaatgttttctaATTTCACTCTGCATCagagactgtttataaaaagctctgcactcAATGTTCAgcaccaaaacaataaaaagtgacagtatattgtagagctgaggaggactcactaaagACAAAGAGttattctgaagtagctccggagctttaacacaggacaagagaacagaacatcacaaagaggcaggtttagaacatgCACTGccctagttttttttttcactgaacaGAAACATCTCAGTGTCCTGTGAAAGTGTAGACTCTTGATGGTTCAGATATCACCCAGTATTTTTTCTATTCTGGTCTGGCTGATACAAATAAGGCATTTCTTACTCCTATCTTCCTGTGTTCCTAAGGGTATAACAAGTGTCCTGAGGATCTTATCTTTGAGCCCCACACCTCAGTGACCTGGATCACTTGAAGTGCCCTTCCATTCTTAAGTTATCCCTAGTACAGTATCTTTAGTATTCCCATATGGATATGCAAAGAACCATCTGACCTGCATTGTTCCTTTTTCCCCACCCATTCTTTTCACTGGACATGGGTTACATCATCCATAAACCTACAATGGCAAGTCCACATTTGTGTTCGttattatatgtatgtgttcTCAGCTCCTTCCTCTATTGGagggaaaacttttttttttccaatcatTCATTCCAAACATTGAGAGGTATTACCTCATTGTGTCTTAGTTAGCTCAAGAACACTATCAGCCTTTGACAAAAACCTCAATCTCAGCTCAAACAACTCTAGTTATCTAAACTCCTTAAACGTATTTTATGTGAACAAAACCAGATGACTGATCATTCTATTTTCGATGCACAATAAAGCGTGACACACTTtcataaacacagaggaaagacaCTATGTGTGTTGATGGAAACACTGAACCACTTGGACAACCTGCCTCAGAGGGTAGAAATGATACCTGACCTACATCCACAGGACAAAGACCTGGCgggtgtgtatgtatatgtgacATGTCAAGCCCCCACCCATGAAGAAATGAGTTAGGGTATACAGGTATAGATGTGCGTAAAGGCCAAAAAAAGGGGATggactgcagaggaaacagggaGGAGCCAGCTGGATGGAATTGATGGGAAACGTATATATCTATGACTCTTGACCCTGCATCAGTCTATCACACCTGCTCTTCTGACGCCAGCATCACCTGCCAGTGTAACCATGCGAGGTGAGAATGCTCATAGTTAGAAGAAACTGTTAACAAGCTGCTAATTTAAATGCAACAAGGAGACGGATGGAGACTAGATGCTTATGAGTAAAATTATCTGCTCTCCTAAGAGGCAatgttggttttctctctgttgctaTATattcctccctcttttcctcccagCTATTGTACTACTGTGTCTGCTGGGATCAGCTATGGCTGAAGACGACAGTTTTTCCTGGGGTGGACCTGGCAAGAATGTTGTTGATCCTGCCGAAAACAACGGTGAGAGATTTTTGCAGAAAACAAGTTAGAAACACACTGTCTGCCCATAATGTGATATGTAAAGCTCCAACCtggtgcaaatgtgtgtgtgtgtgtacagtgtgtctCACGGACCAGGCGTCATGTGGCTGCTGtctgatgcagcagcagatacACAGGATGGAGACATTCTTTAACATGACTCTCAATCAGCTGGAAAAGGAACTCATAAAAACAATGACTGTCCTCAACAATGTCAGAGGTGAGCTAAGAGCATGCGTTACACAACATAAAGCAGCTGGACTGTTCAGTTGAATCTTCACAATAAGTCTATTTCTGTATCCCACTGCATATCCAGACAGCAGAAGCGCCTTCTCTGTCGCACTTACCAATGAAGACAGTTTGACTTGCTTCGGTCCCTTCCGTGACGACAAGGTCATCGCCTACAAGCACGTCTTCATCAACCTTGGAAACGGCTACAGCGTGGACACTGGTATCTTCACAGCTCCCCGCTCTGGTGTGTACAGCCTCGCCCTCACTGTCTACAGTGACGCCGGGTCGCCTGGCAACAGCCTCGCCGCCTGCGCCACTCTTCAGGTCAACGGTCAGGTGGTGGCAGGacccagagaaaaaaacatgcaggacCAAGAGGACAGTGCCACCATTGTTGTGGCTCTCCACCTGCTAGCTGGGGACATAGTGGCTGTCAGTTTGCCCATAGGATGTTTCCTCTGCGACAACAACAGCCACTACAACACTTTCACTGGTTTCCTGCTCTATGCTACTGACTAAGTTAGAGAAATGAAGCTGCTCTGGGTTTCAGCTGTCACCATACCGACATGGTTTGAAGCTGTTAGAATAAATCTTCCTGAGGGGACAGCTGTGAGATGTATTCCCTAATCTATCTGATCTTTTGTGCTCTAACCCATCCCCATATCATTTCATCATATGCTACTATTCCCATTCTCAATGTTATCTATTcactaaaatatgtttttgaagccatttcaaacatcagacatcaaatttcaaaatgttgttATCCTGTGTCCCAACCTTCCTTAGACCTGACCAACATCACACATAAAGTGTCTTTGTTCTTGAAGCTGAAAATCTTCCAGTGACTGATGTTGTGTGTTGGAAATTATGATTGAAACATGTCATCTGTTTAAtttcaagaaaataaatctggatTTTGAACAAAACTGCAGcattgtgagatgtttttttttagtctggGGAATAGCACACTTAAATGAGTTGACTATCGATTCAGCACTTCACTCTCATAGCACTGTCAGAGTCTTGAGGGGAAGTTGTAAAAGAGGATTAAAATACATTCaacaaaatgagaaacctttttttattttttttattttaggtatTTTTCTTCCTTGAAAAACCTGATtactacattacccacaatgcaaatGCAGCCACAATCAGTTCAGTTGGACCTTTTTCTGAGTGTCAGCTAATGT
The Paralichthys olivaceus isolate ysfri-2021 chromosome 11, ASM2471397v2, whole genome shotgun sequence genome window above contains:
- the LOC109642960 gene encoding complement C1q-like protein 4, coding for MRAIVLLCLLGSAMAEDDSFSWGGPGKNVVDPAENNVCLTDQASCGCCLMQQQIHRMETFFNMTLNQLEKELIKTMTVLNNVRDSRSAFSVALTNEDSLTCFGPFRDDKVIAYKHVFINLGNGYSVDTGIFTAPRSGVYSLALTVYSDAGSPGNSLAACATLQVNGQVVAGPREKNMQDQEDSATIVVALHLLAGDIVAVSLPIGCFLCDNNSHYNTFTGFLLYATD